In the genome of Raphanus sativus cultivar WK10039 chromosome 9, ASM80110v3, whole genome shotgun sequence, the window GACGATCCCGGGTACAAATCCtaccggccacacggatatgagttattgctttcgactcatttgaatgtccaggagagggtctatccgtgggctgtacctccacccaggagttaggcttgtgtcattattgacccgggtttaaccctttatttttcaaaaaaaaaaactttgctctaacaaataaaaaacaaatttatacgaatttttttttgtatgaaacAATCCAACGACTACCAATAGCCATCATAAGGCTGAGTAGCCTTCATCCTCCTACCATTTATACGAAACAGCTTATGTATAAACAAAGTAAAGTTATACAAAACGAtctttttaaacaaaacaagCCAAAGTTGACGGTTATGAAAAGTATTTATTTAGTCTTGGTCAGTAATTCTTAGTTCTATGATTTGGATTGGTTGGTTCATATGATTCTCAATTTAAACCCACTATGAAAACTATAAAAAGAGGATAAAAAATAAGGGAAGAAacatataaatgttttaaactaaaacacAAAATTGCAGCCAACAGTTCAAAAGAGTATTATCAAAGACTTTTCTGAAGAAATAGCGAttacaaactgaaaaaaaagaGGACAAACTGTCTTAAGCCTTGGCAGAGGCACGGCCGTAAAACTTGTTCTTCTCCTGGGTAGTCTGGAATTTGCCATGTCCCATCTTTGAGGAAGTGTCGATAAACTTGAGGTTGATCTGCTCCATGGCAAGACGGGATGTCTGAGTGAGCAACGACTGTCTAAGAGTCACAACCCTCTTCTTTGGACCCATGCAGCATCCCTTGATCATCAAGTAGTCATCCTTCACCACACCATAGTGTGCAAATCCACCCATTGGTGTCACATCCTTCTCGGTCCTATCATAAGCCACAACAACAAAGTCATCAGTTACATAATAAACCTAAAcaggcgagagagagagagagagacaaagattCTAACTAGAGACCTGTCGTATTCAGTCATGGCAGTGTGGGTCTCCTGACCAACCTTGCCCAACCTGTAAATCTTCTTGTTCAATTCAGTACGGTGATGGTAACCGTTCTGACCAGCTCTGGCAACAGTGTAGGAGACTCTAGCTGGATGCCAAGCACCGATACAAGCAACCTTACGCAGACCCCTGTGAGTCTTACGTGGCAGCCTCGTCACACCCCAACGGGTAACAACACCTTCGTAACCTTTACCCTTTGTCACACCAATCACATCAATCATCTCATCCTTCTGGAAAACAGCATCGATGGGGATCTGCTTCTCGAAGAAGCTGTAGGCAAAGTCGACCTTCTGGGCAATGGTACCACCGTTGATCTGGACCTCCATCATGTGAGCTTTCTTCTGCTTCAGTCCCTTCATCTTCCTGATCTGAGTGTGTGCCAAAACACGGATGACAGTTCCgtacttcttcatcttctcgaGCTGGGACTGGATGCTCTTCTTGCCTTCCTCGCTCTCGTACTGCTTGGCGTACCCGGTGAAGGCCTTCTTCTTGGACTTGGCCCAGTTCTTGTAGAACCTTCTCCTGACCTCCTCACTCAAGTGCTGTGCCCAGACGGTGTTCAAAGACCTAAGGCCACGGGGAGTCTTGACGTAGGCAACAACACCAACGACAACCATAGCAGGTGTCTCGATGATTGTAACAGCCTCACAGGTCTCCTTCTTGTGAAGCTCTATACAAAGATTAGAACCATTAGTATAAAATATTGGAAATGAAGAATAACAACAAATAAGAAATGAATGAGAGAGGCACTTACTGGATCCGGGCTTCTCGACATCTCTAACAATGTGGGTCATACCGGCCTTGTATCCCATGAAGGCTGTGAACTTGCAAGGCTTGGTTTGGTCATCCTTTGGGAAGGCCTTCACTGTTATTCAAATACaacattgattttatattataaacatcACTGGTTCATTCATATAACACAAGGATCTCGGACAGTATACAAAtgtgaaaaaaaatttgaagaaatCTCAGTAGTAAAGCCTAAAAGAAAGAGTAAATTTTCAATCTTCTAGATAAGTTTCAATGATAGTGTCTAAACCAAAGTATGCATATTTCAATTAATGCTCAATATAAATTTGAAGACACTCAGACGCAACTCCAAAAAAACTGAGCAGGTGTTCCAgtaaaataaccaaagtataCATTTTAATTACACGATCCAAGTTGTAAAGAAAACACAATCGCAAATCTATAAAAACAAATGATATTGAAATGAAAATACCTTTTCCTCTGTGACGGTTAGCTCTTTTCCTGGGAAGGAAACCAAGAGAACCGTGCCTTGGGTGCTCAAACTTCCTGTGAGAcattctcttcctcctcctacTTCCGTTCAAATGTACAATAACATTAGAAATCAAAAACTCACGGAACGAGAAAGAGGAAGCAATAGAGAGGAcgtgaaggaagaagaagagagaataaCCTGAAGCTGCGATGAGTCCTGCGGCTATAGCTAACTGCGACGAGAAGTGGAGTAAAGAAGTCGTTTTATATGTCTGATATAAACCCTAATTGTCTTGGACATTTGAGAACAAAGAAACCAGTTTTTCTTATTGGGCCTCAAAAGCCCATCTCCGGATTTACATAAATCTGATTTTCAGGATTGGAACTAAGAAGGTGAAGGAGGAGTCCTTGTTTGTCAGCCAGTTTAGTCTGAGGAAGAGATGGGCTTGCTTTTAGTAGTCCAATTCCAATTATTATTACCTCGTGGCTTTTTGCAGAAAAGTTTTGGTCCATATGATATGCTGATTTTCTTGATCTTACGTGAACACTCTCTCCATCAAAGATATTAACCTTTTAGTATTGTAAGATGATAAAAATGTACAAAGagcaaaaatataacaaatttaCACAATATAAAACAACAAACTATAAACAATATGCTTAATCATTTTCTAATCAAATATACAAAACTATAGAAACAATAAACCATTAGTCTAATCTTAATATTTATCTCTActataaatataatgtaaatcactccttaaaatctcaaaattttctGTTTTGCCTACATAAGAGTCCATACTATCTTCTTTGAAATATAAAATCGTActtaatataatatgtttatagcGAGTAGCGACTATGtaatctcaaaaagaaaaacagactATGTAATCTCAAGTTGCTTAATTAAAGGATACTTTTACTCGATCAAAACTATTTGTGTGATCGTCGCCTATTCTCCTCTTAGAGAGAAGACAAATCAAGAGTAGTGACTTATTGGCTgcttaaataaaatgtttgacTTCTACTTTCCGTAATGCCAAATTAACGGTAGCAAAGAAATGTGGCTCCTTCGCTTGTGAGCGCCTAATAAGTTGCCGGTCAACAAGCACTACTGTTTGTGTCATCTCCCCTTCATTTTTATTGTGTCATTTTCAACTAAACAAATGGAAGTAAAGTTTTTAAGATTTCTCATTTGGATAACTTCCTCGAGCTGGAAATACAATTGCATTTTCTTTAGCCAAGAATGTTGAAATGTTTTATAGCAATCTATTTTCTGTTGGttgttttatcatattttagttaattagatcACCTATAGCCAGAATAAATCCTAAGAATTTTGGtctatattca includes:
- the LOC108828507 gene encoding 60S ribosomal protein L3-1, whose amino-acid sequence is MSHRKFEHPRHGSLGFLPRKRANRHRGKVKAFPKDDQTKPCKFTAFMGYKAGMTHIVRDVEKPGSKLHKKETCEAVTIIETPAMVVVGVVAYVKTPRGLRSLNTVWAQHLSEEVRRRFYKNWAKSKKKAFTGYAKQYESEEGKKSIQSQLEKMKKYGTVIRVLAHTQIRKMKGLKQKKAHMMEVQINGGTIAQKVDFAYSFFEKQIPIDAVFQKDEMIDVIGVTKGKGYEGVVTRWGVTRLPRKTHRGLRKVACIGAWHPARVSYTVARAGQNGYHHRTELNKKIYRLGKVGQETHTAMTEYDRTEKDVTPMGGFAHYGVVKDDYLMIKGCCMGPKKRVVTLRQSLLTQTSRLAMEQINLKFIDTSSKMGHGKFQTTQEKNKFYGRASAKA